The following proteins come from a genomic window of Labeo rohita strain BAU-BD-2019 chromosome 25, IGBB_LRoh.1.0, whole genome shotgun sequence:
- the irak4 gene encoding interleukin-1 receptor-associated kinase 4 translates to MCDVTRDTPVRKLRYSALRALSDLLDPQDTWRSVMMDISKPSGEPRYSQQHIRRFEAVVLQGKSPTMEMLFDWGTTNCTVGDLVEILIRHQLFAAVSVLLPDHKICHTGAGSSGVSVGTLQCEAAVSPSVACLQPCVRPEVTKPVEDVSRRVQKETLLMEPDSSTGPEENTWSDTEGFYTFTHRELTAMTGDWDDRPVSDGGCRLGAGGFGVVFRGSMGDTLVAVKKLNPLDDSSPEDLKTQFNQEIQTLRSLKHENLVNMVGFSTEGLHLCLVYEYMPHGSLLDRLACADGASPLSWHSRCSIGAGTARGLQYLHHNHHIHRDVKSGNILLDEDFCPKISDFGLTRASASHTCSTVMTGRIVGTTAYMAPEALRGEITPKSDIFSFGVVLLEILSGLPPVDESRDPKLLMEMKDEIDDEEISLEEFIDVKMEGWRMEEVERMYDVASQCLCEKKNKRPTITEVLSELEDLHHKQSQSSG, encoded by the exons ATGTGTGACGTGACGCGGGACACACCGGTCCGGAAGCTCCGGTACTCGGCGCTGAGGGCCCTGTCCGACCTGCTGGACCCGCAGGACACCTGGAGGAGCGTCATGATGGACATCAGCAAACCCTCCGGAGAACCCAGATACTCACAGCAGCACATCAG GAGGTTTGAAGCGGTGGTTCTGCAAGGAAAGAGTCCCACGATGGAGATGCTGTTCGACTGGGGAACCACAAACTGCACTGTTGGAGATCTGGTGGAGATTTTGATCCGTCACCAGCTGTTCGCCGCCGTCAGCGTCCTGCTGCCCGATCACAAGATCTGTCACACCGGCGCAG GCTCATCCGGCGTGTCCGTCGGCACACTGCAGTGCGAAGCAGCGGTTTCTCCATCCGTGGCGTGTCTGCAGCCGTGCGTCCGTCCTGAGGTCACTAAACCTGTGGAGGACGTCAGCAGACGCGTTCAGAAGGAGACGCTCTTGATGGAGCCGGACAGCAGCACCGGGCCGGAGGAAAACACGTGGAGCGACACTGAAG GTTTCTACACGTTCACTCACCGTGAGCTGACGGCCATGACGGGCGACTGGGACGATCGGCCCGTGTCAGACGGCGGGTGTCGGCTGGGCGCCGGCGGGTTTGGCGTCGTGTTCAGAGGCTCCATGGGCGACACACTTGTAGCTGTGAAAAAACTCAATCCT TTGGACGACAGCTCACCTGAAGACCTCAAGACTCAGTTTAATCAAGAGATTCAAACACTGAGGag TCTGAAGCATGAGAATCTGGTGAACATGGTTGGCTTCTCCACCGAAGGGCTTCATCTGTGTTTGGTGTATGAGTACATGCCCCACGGGTCGCTGCTGGACCGGCTGGCCTGCGCGGACGGAGCTTCTCCTCTCTCGTGGCACAGCAGATGCTCGATCGGCGCGGGAACCGCCAGAGGCCTGCAGTACCTGCATCACAACCACCACATCCACCGAGACGTCAAGAG CGGAAACATCTTATTGGACGAGGACTTCTGTCCAAAGATCTCTGACTTCGGGTTGACGCGCGCTTCAGCCAGTCACACGTGCTCGACGGTCATGACGGGGAGGATTGTGGGTACGACGGCCTACATGGCGCCAGAAGCCCTGAGAGGAGAAATCACTCCTAAATCTGACATCTTCAGCTTCGGCGTG GTGTTGCTGGAGATCCTGTCTGGTCTTCCTCCGGTGGACGAGAGCCGTGATCCCAAACTGCTG atggAGATGAAGGATGAGATCGATGATGAGGAGATCTCTCTGGAGGAGTTCATCGATGTGAAGATGGAGGGATGGCGGATGGAGGAGGTGGAGAGGATGTATGACGTGGCGTCTCAGTGTCTCtgtgagaagaaaaacaaaagaccCACGATCACtgag GTTCTCTCTGAGCTGGAAGATCTTCATCACAAACAGTCCCAGAGCTCCGGATGA